A genome region from Streptomyces antimycoticus includes the following:
- a CDS encoding 2Fe-2S iron-sulfur cluster-binding protein has product MNVNDQVRRLEVDPRTSLLDALREQLRMSGTKKGCDHGQCGACTVLINGRRVNSCLTLAVMHEDDEIVTIEGLGDPDHLGPIQRAFVERDGFQCGYCTPGQICSAVGMLAEVAAGWPSHATADVSAPRITLTDEEIRERMSGNICRCAAYPNIVAAIRDSAEGGPR; this is encoded by the coding sequence TTGAACGTCAACGATCAGGTGCGGCGTCTCGAGGTGGATCCGCGGACCTCGCTGCTCGACGCGCTGCGCGAGCAGCTGCGCATGAGCGGGACCAAGAAGGGGTGTGATCACGGGCAGTGCGGTGCGTGCACGGTGCTGATCAACGGCCGGCGCGTCAACTCCTGTCTGACGCTCGCGGTCATGCATGAGGACGACGAGATCGTGACGATCGAGGGCCTGGGCGATCCCGACCACCTGGGCCCCATCCAACGGGCCTTCGTCGAGCGTGACGGCTTCCAGTGCGGCTACTGCACTCCCGGCCAGATCTGTTCGGCCGTCGGCATGCTCGCCGAGGTGGCCGCGGGCTGGCCCAGCCACGCCACCGCCGACGTGTCCGCGCCGCGGATCACCTTGACCGATGAGGAGATCCGCGAGCGGATGAGCGGCAACATCTGCCGGTGCGCCGCCTATCCGAACATCGTCGCGGCCATCCGCGACAGCGCGGAGGGAGGCCCGCGATGA
- a CDS encoding FAD binding domain-containing protein yields MRSFTYERATDTQDAVTAVARSGAKFISGGTNLLDLMKLDIEDPSHLVDISRLPLRDIEELPDGGLRIGAQTRNSDVAADARVRTRYPVLSEALVSGASGQLRNKASTGGNLLQRTRCPYFYDTAAGCNKRTPGSGCAAIGGFNRIHAILGASDSCIATHPSDMAVAMATLDAEIELLRADGSVRRVAITDFYRLPGDTPNIETVLAPDEMITAVALPSPPPGRQLYRKVRDRASYEFALVSVAAIVSAGQGTISEARVAFGGVAHKPWRSVEAEDALTGRPATMATYRDAAEAAMRDAVGRGDNDFKIELAKRTLCRTLAQAAQPS; encoded by the coding sequence ATGAGGTCCTTCACCTACGAGCGGGCGACGGACACACAGGACGCCGTCACCGCCGTGGCGCGATCCGGCGCGAAGTTCATCAGCGGCGGCACCAATCTGCTCGACCTGATGAAGCTCGACATCGAGGATCCCAGCCATCTGGTGGACATCAGCAGGCTTCCGCTGCGGGACATCGAGGAGCTGCCGGACGGCGGGCTGCGCATCGGCGCCCAGACGCGGAATTCCGACGTGGCCGCCGATGCCCGGGTGCGCACGCGCTATCCGGTGCTGTCGGAGGCGCTGGTATCGGGGGCCTCGGGCCAGTTGCGCAACAAGGCGTCCACCGGCGGAAATCTGCTGCAGCGCACGCGCTGTCCCTACTTCTACGACACGGCCGCGGGCTGCAACAAGCGGACCCCCGGATCCGGCTGCGCGGCGATCGGGGGGTTCAACCGGATACACGCGATCCTCGGCGCCAGCGACTCCTGCATCGCCACCCACCCCTCGGACATGGCCGTCGCGATGGCCACGCTCGACGCGGAGATCGAGCTGCTCCGGGCCGACGGCTCGGTGCGCCGCGTCGCCATCACGGACTTCTACCGGCTGCCGGGCGACACCCCGAACATCGAGACCGTGCTGGCTCCCGATGAGATGATCACGGCCGTGGCGCTGCCCTCGCCCCCGCCCGGTCGGCAGCTCTACCGCAAGGTGCGCGACCGGGCGTCGTACGAGTTCGCGCTGGTCTCGGTGGCGGCCATCGTCTCGGCCGGTCAGGGAACGATCAGCGAGGCACGCGTGGCATTCGGTGGAGTGGCGCACAAGCCGTGGCGGTCCGTCGAGGCGGAGGACGCGCTGACGGGCCGTCCGGCCACGATGGCCACCTACCGCGACGCGGCCGAGGCGGCGATGCGCGACGCGGTCGGGCGGGGTGACAACGACTTCAAGATCGAGCTGGCCAAGCGCACGCTGTGCCGCACGCTGGCGCAAGCGGCCCAGCCGAGCTGA